CGCCGGAGGCGCGGGGCTGATGCTGGGAAATGCTATCATCCATCCTGGACAGCGTACCCGTTTCCAGTCGCTTCAGGTGCGAGGCCTGGAGGCAGTTCAAATCGCAGGAGGAGCCGCCGCGATGCTGGTCGTCGCCGCCATGATTGAAGCATTCTGGTCTCCTGCTGATATTCCAAATATCGTGAAATATTCTGTCGGCAGTGGACTCTGGCTGATTGTGTTTCTTTATCTCACTTTCGCCGGACTACAGTCAGACAGACGTCTCCCGTCACAGCACAGTTTAAGTAACTCACCACAGCAAGGAGATCAGCATCGATGAGATTTCATCGAATGAATGTGGCGCTGGTCCCCAGAAATGCGTTTAACTGCCTGGACCTGGCAGTACGTTTTTATGGACGTTTCCTGATTCCCCTGCTCAAGCTGTGGGCAGTGTTTGCCTTACCCGCCTGCCTGCTGGTGTATCTGCTCAGTTATTATTTCCTGATTGAGATGAAAACGGCCATCACTGTTGCTTATTTTTTTTCCAGCCCCCTGGGTGTACTGCTCACATGGAATTCTGCCTTATTCAGTTTTGGTGAAACCCAGGGGTTCGGAAGTTTGAGACGGCAATTTCAGCCCGGAATGATTCCACTTATGCTGCGCTGTCTGTTTGACCGGGCTCTGCTCTTTATCGGTCCGGCGCTCCTGTTCTATACCGATTTCTTTTTGACGATTATGCTGGGAATTTTCTACCTGTTTATTCCAGGCATCTGGCTGGTAATACGTAACGGATTTCGTGTGGAACAGGCTTCACTGAAACAGATCGGAATTGCAGGGCAGCAAGAGAACTCGCATGATCACCGGACCAAAGATCTGATTTCCTCACATTTCAGCACTTTATTCTGGCGCGGCGCCTGGACTTTTTTCTTCTGCTATATCTTAACTTGTGTCCTGTTCATCACATTCGATTACCTCTGTTATACACTGCTGGATTTTAACATTCTGATTGGGCAGATGCCTTACGCGTTTGATCCGGACAATATCGGCGACCCCATCTCAAATGCTCTACTTCTGATTAGTACCGATCCTCGAGTTTTAACGGTCTTTACCGGCTTCATCCTGCTGATATATCCGATTGGGAGACTCGCCTGGTTTTTTACCTATATTGATCTACGGGTTCGCTACGACTGTTGGGATATGGAATTACGAATGGCTGAGGTATCACAGCGACTCACCAGAAAAGAGGCAGCATTATGAACTGTCACTCGATTTCTGTCCCCAGCATCTTTCAGATTCTGGTACTGGTTTCCGTGTGCCTGTCGGGGAACATGGCACCTTTATTTTCTCAGGCTCCTGAAGAAGACTCGATTGATCTTTCCTCACCAGATCAGATCATGCTGAAACAGGATATGAAAGACATCCTAAGCCGGACTGAGTTTCGCCACCTGACGAGGGAACGCGATATCACAAAAGATGCGCCTTTTGAATTTGATGAGTTGTTTAATCAAGAGACTGAAACTGAGCTAAGAGAGCCTTCTAATCCAGCCTTCAGTGCATTGCTGGGAAACGTGATGCAGTTTCTGGCCTACGTCAGTGTCGTTGTCACTTGTGGTCTGATTCTTTACCTGCTGATTCGATCCCTGATGGGACTGGAACGGAAAAAGAAAGCGACCCCCACCGAAGCCAATCCGGATCTGCAAGGCAGTCTCACTCTGGAAGAAATTATCTCGCCTGCAGAACGGGAATCTTCAATCTACCTGCAACGTGCCAAAGTGTTGGCACAGGAGGGTGATTATCATAACGCCATTATCCAACTGCTCTATGGCTCAATGAGCTACATCGAGCGGTCAGGCTGGATCCGTTTTCGAAAGGGTTTAACATACCGAGATTATATCCGGGCGGCCCGGCCACACGGGTTACCCTGCGATTCGTTGCGGCAGATGATCCGTACCTATGAACCCTTGGGATTTGGTCGACGTAAAGCCACCCGCGAACACTTTGAAAGTACCTTGAAACATTATGAATCAGCCTTCCAGAAACAAGCGTGAGCGAAGAAACGCCGGCTGGATCTGGCTGTTCTTCCTGTGTCTGCTCATCCCCCTGCATCTCTGGTTTCCAGAACTGGGGACGGGTGCGCTCGACGATTCGTACAGCGCGTCAGCCAGTGGAAAGAAAGCGTTTTTTCTGTTGCTCGAACAGGAGTCTTACAATACAGAACGAAACCGTGTTCCGATCTCTGTGTTTCTGCAGTCTTTGGATTACGACGAAACTCTCTGCCTGCTGGGCCCTGCTCGCTATCCCAGCCCCCAGGAATGGTCAGCAATCCTGTCATGGGTCGAAGATGGCGGGCACCTGGTAATCACAGCAAATCAGGCGCACCCGGAATTCGAAATCGATGCTCTGAATATCAGTACCAAATACCTGGATGAAACAGAACGGGAAAATCTGCCGGTTGTAGAATCGAAAAAAAAAGGAAAGAAAGAAAAAGACAAGGTCGAAAAAGACGATCTTGATTCTTCTGATCTGCTTGCACTTCTGGAAGACGAACATAGTCTCTTGGATGGACAGGCCACGACTGTATTTCCGGATGCTCCCTCAATCATCTGGCAGACGAACGCCCAGGTAATCTCCGAATCAGATCAGGAACTCATTTCCGTGGGTGAAACACAACAGGCAATCCTACAGAAACATGGTTTGGGTGAGATCGTTGTCGCAGCTTCCTCCAAAATCTTTTCAAACCAGTCAATGATTGATGGCGGCAGTGTTCCCGCATTTCGGCTGCTCGAATCGGCCGGAGCACCAGATTTTTTCGTTGTTGATGAATCCTTAAACGCATCAGGGACCTCAAAAGTGGTTGCCTTACTGATTGACCCCACTTTCCGCCCGTTGACAATTCAACTGCTGATCACGTTACTGATTTTCGGCTGGTGGCATAGCACGCGTTTTGGTCCCATCCTCTCTTCTCATATCCTGCCACGCCATAACATTGTTTCCCACACAGATAACGTCGGGAACTTACATTTCAAAAATGGAAATGGCCGCGCCCTGTTATATTCATACCTGAAACAGTTGTTTACCGAACTCCACCTGAGACGTTTTCGCGGTAAAGAGAATCGCGTGATCGATCCGATTGCGCGGCGGATGAAAACAGATCCGGATGAGATTACTGCCTTCCTGAAGCAGGCATCCGAGCTTGCGAAATCCAAAAAGATTAAACGGCGTCAAATGGGCGACCTGATTCACAGACTGGCGGAAATTCGACAGGCTGCCCGGCATGGGAAACAGCAGGGCTAACCTGAAACGAGTCCGGTTTATCTCGAACGAAAGACAGACTATAATTCTCGCTCTGACCGACCCAGGAAACCTGGTAGTTCACTTCGAATCAGATGTCTCAAGAAAGTAAATACTGTGATCACTTATCATACTATTGCGAAAATCGGTTCGATCCCGGAAGGAGAAGGGCGGGCTTTTCATGTGGAAGGGCTGATGATTGCCGTCTTCCTCAAAGAGGGACAATACACGGCGATCAATGACTTCTGCCCGCATCAGGGTGCGCCCCTCTCAACTGGTTATGTGGATGAACAGGGAGCCGTCACCTGCCCGTGGCATGCCTGGCGATTCTGTATCAAAGAGGGAACCTGGCTGGATAATCCGAAATCCAAACTGCAGGTGCCCGTCTACCCGGTGCGCATTGAAGGCGATGAAATACAGGTCGGCCTGGAATTGGAGAAGCAGGAATAAATCATACTCTTTAGAGCGAGCAGGAACCACCTGGCTCCAGTACCACAGGTTCCGCTGTAGTCTGTTTTCGAATCTGAGCAGCCCAGGCGGAGGCATCCTGTTCTATGAGAGGCCAGGTATTGTAATGCGTAGGCAGTACACGCTTCGGCTGAATCAGTTTTGTTGCCTTCACTGAGTCTGCCGGCCCCATGGTGAAATTATCGCCGATGGGAAGAATCGCTACATCAATGCCTTCTTCACCGATCAGTTTCATGTCATAAAACAAACCGGTATCCGCTGCAAAGTAAATGGTTCCCTCCTCTAATTTCAGCAGGATCCCGCAGGGACTTCCTCCGTTACTTCCGTCGGGGAGCATGGAACCATGATGAGCAATCGTCAGCTTCACTATCCCAAAATCATATTGGTGCGCACCGCCGATGTGCTGCGGATGCGCATTTTCAACCCCCTGTTTGCCCAGCCACTCGATGATCTCGAAATTGGCAATCACCAGCGCTCCGGTACGTTTGGCGATGTCAATGGTATCGCCGACATGGTCACCATGCCCGTGACTGACAATAATCACA
The sequence above is a segment of the Gimesia algae genome. Coding sequences within it:
- a CDS encoding DUF4129 domain-containing protein; protein product: MNCHSISVPSIFQILVLVSVCLSGNMAPLFSQAPEEDSIDLSSPDQIMLKQDMKDILSRTEFRHLTRERDITKDAPFEFDELFNQETETELREPSNPAFSALLGNVMQFLAYVSVVVTCGLILYLLIRSLMGLERKKKATPTEANPDLQGSLTLEEIISPAERESSIYLQRAKVLAQEGDYHNAIIQLLYGSMSYIERSGWIRFRKGLTYRDYIRAARPHGLPCDSLRQMIRTYEPLGFGRRKATREHFESTLKHYESAFQKQA
- a CDS encoding DUF4350 domain-containing protein — protein: MNQPSRNKRERRNAGWIWLFFLCLLIPLHLWFPELGTGALDDSYSASASGKKAFFLLLEQESYNTERNRVPISVFLQSLDYDETLCLLGPARYPSPQEWSAILSWVEDGGHLVITANQAHPEFEIDALNISTKYLDETERENLPVVESKKKGKKEKDKVEKDDLDSSDLLALLEDEHSLLDGQATTVFPDAPSIIWQTNAQVISESDQELISVGETQQAILQKHGLGEIVVAASSKIFSNQSMIDGGSVPAFRLLESAGAPDFFVVDESLNASGTSKVVALLIDPTFRPLTIQLLITLLIFGWWHSTRFGPILSSHILPRHNIVSHTDNVGNLHFKNGNGRALLYSYLKQLFTELHLRRFRGKENRVIDPIARRMKTDPDEITAFLKQASELAKSKKIKRRQMGDLIHRLAEIRQAARHGKQQG
- a CDS encoding Rieske (2Fe-2S) protein, with product MITYHTIAKIGSIPEGEGRAFHVEGLMIAVFLKEGQYTAINDFCPHQGAPLSTGYVDEQGAVTCPWHAWRFCIKEGTWLDNPKSKLQVPVYPVRIEGDEIQVGLELEKQE
- a CDS encoding metal-dependent hydrolase, with the protein product MATKITWLGHSSFQIETAGKTILLDPFFTGNPSGTREAATVEADVIIVSHGHGDHVGDTIDIAKRTGALVIANFEIIEWLGKQGVENAHPQHIGGAHQYDFGIVKLTIAHHGSMLPDGSNGGSPCGILLKLEEGTIYFAADTGLFYDMKLIGEEGIDVAILPIGDNFTMGPADSVKATKLIQPKRVLPTHYNTWPLIEQDASAWAAQIRKQTTAEPVVLEPGGSCSL